From the Bdellovibrio reynosensis genome, one window contains:
- a CDS encoding GH3 family domain-containing protein, giving the protein MFADSMIHSLGQRYLKTYSQYMSTGHQDLLAKQESNFHSLKRSLTGTRLYKDLRLSHIHNYEEYIQHVPVWNYDDYAPYVDMIAAGHDDILFKDEVAHFGLSSGTSGKDSKRVPYNEKMIRMFLKSQKRIASRLSELEPAINFLKVARLTFGSDPYVYSHNGFKFGYISGILSTRIPKALKKNTYPSQEVLTISNWDKKIDMLIEESLKQDIHVVSGIPTYIISIFEAILEKTGEENIAAIWPNLKVFVYAATPIKQYQERIDRLVGHELNYYGVYAATEAAVGLPYEKYQNGRQRYFLNPDLIYSFTPVEGEKVQVGLKDIKMGVSYYINIGTPNGFVHYAMKDVISFEEYNGDLVFEFVGRKSTGMNLAAEKVSDDEILDCYINAKTINNVDLRHFFLSPTLGNDGKASYLWTLFVPSNTTVNEEALAQSLDKKMMELNGDYSDCREVGVLGPAKVTVINADRLQAYFEQNRSRGQFKLKTTFETAEEYLRFLSQNIDNTQGALQ; this is encoded by the coding sequence ATGTTTGCAGATTCCATGATTCACAGCTTAGGGCAAAGATATTTAAAGACCTACTCCCAATACATGAGCACCGGCCACCAGGATCTTTTAGCGAAACAGGAAAGCAATTTCCATAGCTTAAAAAGATCACTGACCGGGACGCGCCTTTATAAGGACCTGCGCCTTTCCCACATTCATAACTACGAAGAGTACATTCAACATGTCCCAGTATGGAATTACGATGATTACGCTCCGTATGTAGATATGATCGCAGCAGGTCACGACGACATTCTATTTAAAGATGAAGTTGCGCACTTCGGTCTTTCTTCTGGGACTTCAGGTAAAGACAGCAAAAGAGTTCCATATAACGAAAAAATGATTCGTATGTTTTTAAAATCTCAAAAGCGCATCGCTTCTCGGTTAAGCGAATTAGAACCAGCCATCAACTTTCTTAAAGTAGCCAGACTTACTTTTGGTTCTGATCCCTACGTCTATAGCCATAATGGTTTTAAATTTGGATATATTTCCGGGATTCTTTCGACTCGCATTCCAAAAGCGTTAAAGAAAAATACTTATCCTTCCCAGGAAGTTTTAACGATTTCTAACTGGGATAAAAAAATAGACATGCTTATTGAGGAGTCTTTAAAGCAAGACATCCATGTTGTTAGTGGTATTCCCACTTACATCATCAGTATTTTTGAAGCGATCTTAGAAAAAACGGGTGAAGAAAATATCGCAGCTATTTGGCCGAATCTAAAAGTTTTCGTTTACGCGGCTACACCAATTAAACAATACCAAGAACGCATCGACCGTTTGGTTGGTCATGAGCTTAATTATTACGGAGTTTACGCAGCGACTGAAGCGGCCGTAGGTCTTCCTTACGAAAAATATCAAAATGGCAGACAACGCTATTTTTTAAATCCTGATCTGATTTATTCTTTTACCCCTGTTGAAGGCGAAAAAGTACAGGTGGGCCTTAAAGATATTAAAATGGGTGTAAGTTACTATATCAACATCGGTACACCTAACGGCTTTGTTCATTATGCGATGAAGGATGTTATTAGCTTTGAAGAATACAATGGCGACCTTGTCTTTGAATTTGTGGGCAGAAAAAGCACCGGCATGAACTTAGCTGCTGAAAAGGTCAGTGATGATGAAATCTTAGACTGCTATATAAATGCTAAAACTATTAATAACGTGGATTTGCGTCATTTCTTCTTATCGCCGACTTTAGGCAATGATGGTAAAGCGTCTTACCTTTGGACATTGTTTGTTCCATCGAACACTACAGTAAATGAAGAAGCCCTGGCGCAGTCGTTAGATAAAAAAATGATGGAACTGAATGGTGACTATTCGGACTGCCGTGAAGTGGGCGTTTTAGGTCCAGCGAAGGTCACAGTTATTAATGCGGATCGCTTGCAAGCTTACTTTGAACAAAACCGCAGTCGCGGTCAGTTTAAATTAAAAACCACTTTTGAAACGGCAGAAGAATATCTGCGCTTCTTAAGCCAAAACATCGATAATACCCAAGGAGCCCTGCAATGA
- a CDS encoding TetR/AcrR family transcriptional regulator has product MSTQSKEDIYFAVCNAILKMEVAQGHLQWTLSEISRESGVTRSLIYYYFGKEKESALQEAYKFVIAHFFNVERVKTTSLQERLKIILMDIRKMPFLFVLFFLEKNGGGEVGKLLQQAEKMMLLTMKQEFPDLSDDQILAIYLKELGAIAYQLPTEKIKDVF; this is encoded by the coding sequence ATGTCGACTCAATCCAAAGAAGATATCTATTTTGCGGTATGTAACGCCATTCTAAAAATGGAAGTGGCCCAAGGTCATCTTCAGTGGACCCTTTCTGAAATTTCCCGGGAATCAGGGGTGACTAGGTCCTTGATCTATTATTACTTCGGTAAAGAAAAAGAATCAGCTCTGCAGGAAGCCTACAAGTTCGTGATCGCCCACTTCTTTAATGTGGAAAGAGTCAAGACCACCAGCCTGCAAGAACGACTTAAGATTATTTTAATGGATATCCGTAAAATGCCATTTCTTTTCGTTTTATTCTTTTTAGAAAAAAACGGTGGGGGAGAGGTCGGTAAACTTTTGCAGCAAGCAGAAAAAATGATGCTGCTAACGATGAAGCAAGAATTCCCGGATTTATCGGACGATCAAATTTTAGCGATTTATCTAAAAGAATTGGGAGCGATTGCTTATCAGCTCCCAACAGAAAAAATTAAAGACGTATTTTAG
- a CDS encoding LysE family transporter: MILWIAFLGFISAFALGPATFNIIQNLIQKKTWPWKEIFGFMVGDIIYLALALSLINTPLLLGSKIKSVLTLLTVAFLVFYSLKILLKKKAKVETALAESHGFWRSLFITLCNFHLVFIYAGLFAPFASTSGSELLLGAGSYLAAFFVSFISLLWVLQIAQKHLERFLRKIEIIAAYGFLTFSFILSLELL; encoded by the coding sequence ATGATTTTGTGGATTGCTTTTTTGGGATTCATATCAGCGTTTGCCCTGGGTCCTGCGACATTTAATATTATTCAAAATCTCATTCAGAAAAAGACGTGGCCATGGAAGGAAATCTTCGGCTTTATGGTGGGGGATATTATTTATCTAGCTCTAGCGTTAAGCCTGATAAATACTCCGCTACTACTGGGGTCCAAGATCAAGTCAGTCTTGACCTTACTGACAGTCGCATTTCTAGTTTTCTATTCACTGAAAATTCTTTTAAAGAAAAAAGCGAAAGTGGAAACAGCTTTGGCAGAAAGTCACGGCTTTTGGCGCAGTCTTTTTATCACCTTGTGCAACTTTCACTTGGTGTTTATTTATGCCGGACTTTTTGCTCCGTTTGCTTCTACTTCAGGAAGTGAACTTTTATTGGGCGCAGGCTCTTACCTTGCTGCGTTTTTTGTTAGCTTTATTAGCTTGCTGTGGGTTTTGCAAATTGCGCAGAAGCACCTAGAGCGTTTTTTACGAAAAATCGAAATCATCGCTGCTTATGGCTTTTTAACCTTTTCATTCATTCTTTCTTTGGAACTATTATGA
- a CDS encoding NADPH-dependent FMN reductase, protein MKYIIAGTDRPDSNTLKISKHIQSIYQSLGEAVEIIDMKEMKSHLHDDIHYGKTSAGMQPYIDKVLGSDGLIVVVPEYNGSMPGVLKYFIDHLKFPESFEYRPVCFVGLGGMFGALRPVEHLQQVFGYRNAFIFPERVFIMNVHKILAADGSVQDELIKNLLMKQAQGFQKFTEALKTSKLDANAVIAQKKKP, encoded by the coding sequence ATGAAGTACATTATCGCGGGCACTGATCGTCCTGATTCCAACACTCTTAAAATTTCTAAACACATCCAATCGATCTATCAAAGTTTAGGGGAAGCAGTTGAGATCATCGACATGAAGGAAATGAAGTCCCACCTTCATGATGACATTCACTACGGAAAAACCAGCGCAGGCATGCAGCCCTATATCGACAAAGTTTTAGGAAGTGATGGTTTAATTGTTGTCGTTCCTGAGTACAATGGATCTATGCCGGGCGTCCTAAAATACTTCATCGATCACTTGAAGTTTCCAGAGTCTTTTGAGTATCGTCCAGTTTGTTTCGTAGGACTTGGGGGAATGTTCGGCGCGCTTCGCCCGGTGGAACATCTTCAACAAGTTTTTGGTTACAGAAATGCGTTTATCTTTCCAGAGCGCGTGTTCATTATGAATGTGCACAAAATTTTAGCGGCGGATGGATCGGTTCAAGATGAATTGATTAAAAACCTGTTAATGAAACAAGCTCAAGGGTTCCAGAAATTCACTGAGGCGCTGAAAACTTCAAAACTAGATGCCAATGCCGTTATTGCACAGAAAAAGAAGCCTTAG
- a CDS encoding outer membrane lipoprotein-sorting protein: protein MMKKSKSPGMNFPKSVKRLSISTLLFVFAMTVLSLFALPKLQTQYSLKQFLPADNPLLKKDENVRQLFQLSEAQPFIITAKVSDDQKTWFEKDKIQSLERLTDLLAHFPGVKNTLSLATVQGAINNEDGLSVGPLLKTLPQEKWQAETVSNPLISPTLISKDGKTASVIVNIKSLNTQDLLKLRQNLQVTAMASVPFAQVEIGGTPAVQTDVGVLLQTEIRNFVVLGFFACFIVLGLVFANWSPLIAAFIVIICANIIVLAVMALAGYPFSVLSSTIPILTTVDVVSLIIHSLLRYTEERKNQPHLSHHQLVNYTFKVLLGPNLIASTTTMIGFLALLTVKVPLIKDYGLTASIAIMLGWLVTTVTLFPLLHFLNPPKARQWAWSKARWGLYLFRRSGVWAFLIVLVCTALAFKGQTLSWSARLFDDLPMNHQVRLSTETIDKELGGMIPVDISIKGQPDSWNDPALLGKLDQLLTDLRKIEGVGSVVGLPDLVAAANIHHNRLPASRSSTAEVFFLYSLSSNSPLKNFLNTDSSNTRVSVRTQDLPGNKLQEVVSKIEATTLSSFPEMKVELTGMGRTIHHLNNELSHELIFGFWQSMAAICLVLVFVFRSLRWALVACIPNLVPPAALLGFLALSETPIKPSVAIIFSIALGLAFNNTVYLLERLKLIQKTSKSKTLDIEKALWREGNPCLIASLTLLAGFSVFMASYFAMNRIFGFYMLLSMAAGLVGDLILLPTMLKSCPWLLTSVPWKKERVMATAASLLIAFFISFAPMKTYAQEPAAGAVTVEQIGERMSANLKTKDEEFNTKMKIIEADGSSKDREMKIWRLSLGKKEHYLLVRMQKPQDLKGTALLATLKGEQEEKWIYLPSTKQTRRLTGESGQGGILGSELAVEDFDFNREQGAKNELKKQIEVKGKKYFVVESDVNATSANYSKVVSYISADDYLPVKAECYDKQGKQMKVLDITGYKKVGGNKFRAGKIKIRNLQNKRGTEILISQVKLDQGLKPTRFTPKALAED, encoded by the coding sequence ATGATGAAGAAATCTAAATCACCAGGGATGAATTTTCCTAAATCTGTAAAAAGACTTTCCATTTCTACTCTCCTATTTGTATTTGCAATGACCGTGTTAAGTCTTTTTGCTTTACCTAAGTTGCAGACTCAGTACAGCTTAAAACAATTTCTTCCTGCGGATAACCCGCTTTTGAAGAAAGATGAGAACGTGCGACAGTTGTTTCAACTTTCTGAAGCTCAACCGTTCATCATTACAGCAAAAGTTTCTGACGACCAAAAGACCTGGTTTGAAAAAGATAAGATTCAAAGCTTAGAAAGACTCACAGATCTTCTTGCGCATTTTCCTGGCGTGAAGAACACATTAAGTCTGGCTACTGTTCAAGGCGCTATTAATAATGAAGATGGCTTAAGCGTCGGGCCTCTTTTAAAAACTTTGCCACAGGAAAAATGGCAGGCCGAAACAGTGAGCAATCCGTTGATCTCCCCGACTTTGATTTCAAAAGACGGAAAGACGGCTTCGGTTATTGTGAATATCAAATCCTTGAACACTCAGGATCTTTTAAAATTGCGCCAGAATTTACAAGTGACTGCGATGGCCTCTGTGCCATTTGCGCAGGTTGAAATCGGCGGAACTCCAGCGGTGCAGACTGATGTCGGCGTATTACTGCAAACTGAAATTAGAAACTTCGTTGTACTTGGTTTCTTTGCGTGCTTTATTGTTTTAGGCTTGGTGTTTGCAAACTGGTCGCCATTGATTGCAGCTTTCATAGTTATTATTTGTGCGAACATCATTGTATTAGCAGTAATGGCTTTAGCAGGATATCCTTTCTCGGTTCTATCTAGTACTATTCCAATTCTGACCACCGTGGATGTGGTGTCGCTGATAATCCATTCGCTTCTTCGCTATACGGAAGAACGAAAAAACCAACCCCACTTAAGTCACCATCAGCTGGTAAACTACACTTTCAAAGTTTTGCTGGGACCAAACTTGATCGCATCAACGACGACGATGATTGGTTTCTTGGCATTATTAACGGTGAAAGTGCCTCTTATTAAAGATTATGGCTTAACAGCTTCCATCGCGATTATGCTGGGTTGGCTTGTAACGACTGTGACATTGTTCCCTCTTTTGCATTTCTTAAACCCACCGAAGGCAAGACAATGGGCATGGAGCAAAGCGCGTTGGGGTCTTTATTTATTCCGTCGTTCTGGGGTGTGGGCTTTCTTGATTGTGCTTGTGTGTACGGCACTTGCTTTCAAAGGCCAGACTCTATCTTGGTCAGCTCGTTTGTTTGATGATCTGCCAATGAATCATCAGGTTCGTTTATCAACAGAAACAATTGATAAAGAACTGGGCGGAATGATTCCCGTGGATATTTCCATTAAAGGACAACCTGATTCTTGGAATGATCCAGCGCTATTAGGTAAATTGGATCAGCTATTAACTGATTTAAGAAAAATCGAGGGTGTAGGTAGCGTTGTAGGTCTTCCTGACCTTGTGGCTGCAGCCAACATTCATCACAACCGTTTGCCAGCAAGTCGTTCGTCGACCGCCGAGGTGTTCTTCCTTTATTCTTTATCTAGCAATAGTCCTTTAAAGAACTTCTTAAATACGGACTCTTCAAACACGCGTGTGTCGGTTCGTACTCAAGATTTACCAGGAAATAAATTGCAGGAAGTGGTTTCAAAAATTGAAGCAACTACTTTAAGCAGCTTCCCTGAAATGAAAGTGGAATTAACAGGTATGGGTCGCACGATCCATCATCTAAATAATGAACTTTCCCATGAACTGATCTTCGGGTTCTGGCAATCTATGGCGGCTATCTGCTTGGTGTTGGTATTTGTCTTTAGATCTTTGCGTTGGGCCTTGGTGGCTTGTATTCCGAATCTAGTTCCACCGGCAGCGCTTTTAGGCTTCTTGGCGCTTTCTGAAACTCCAATCAAACCAAGTGTGGCGATTATTTTCTCTATCGCTTTAGGTCTGGCGTTTAACAACACTGTTTATCTGTTAGAGCGACTGAAGTTGATTCAGAAAACATCCAAGTCTAAAACTCTTGATATCGAAAAGGCCCTATGGCGCGAAGGCAATCCTTGTCTAATTGCAAGTTTAACTTTGCTAGCGGGATTCTCGGTGTTTATGGCGTCTTACTTTGCGATGAACCGCATCTTTGGATTCTACATGCTGCTATCAATGGCAGCTGGACTTGTGGGAGATTTGATTCTTCTACCAACGATGTTGAAAAGTTGCCCATGGCTATTGACTTCAGTACCTTGGAAAAAGGAGAGAGTTATGGCCACAGCTGCTTCTTTATTAATCGCGTTCTTTATTTCTTTTGCTCCAATGAAAACCTACGCCCAGGAACCTGCGGCGGGTGCTGTCACGGTTGAACAAATCGGCGAAAGAATGAGTGCAAATCTTAAAACCAAGGATGAAGAATTCAACACCAAGATGAAAATCATCGAGGCTGATGGATCCAGCAAAGACCGCGAAATGAAAATTTGGCGTTTAAGTCTTGGCAAGAAAGAACACTATCTTTTAGTGCGCATGCAAAAGCCCCAAGATCTTAAGGGAACAGCTTTGCTAGCGACTCTTAAAGGCGAACAAGAAGAAAAGTGGATTTACCTTCCATCGACCAAACAAACTCGTCGTTTAACGGGCGAAAGTGGTCAAGGTGGAATTCTGGGATCAGAACTTGCGGTGGAAGATTTTGATTTCAATCGCGAGCAAGGCGCAAAGAACGAGCTAAAAAAACAGATCGAAGTTAAAGGGAAAAAGTACTTCGTGGTTGAAAGTGACGTGAATGCAACTTCGGCGAATTATTCTAAAGTTGTGAGCTATATCTCTGCTGATGATTACTTGCCAGTGAAAGCGGAATGTTATGACAAGCAAGGTAAGCAGATGAAAGTCCTAGATATCACTGGCTATAAAAAGGTCGGCGGTAATAAGTTTCGTGCTGGCAAAATCAAAATCCGTAACTTGCAAAACAAACGCGGCACTGAAATTTTAATTTCCCAAGTGAAATTAGATCAAGGCTTAAAACCCACGCGTTTCACACCAAAAGCTTTAGCCGAAGACTAA
- a CDS encoding PilZ domain-containing protein encodes MAHPKIWFILSEGQTTGPFDQDEIEARLGSAKDPQIWGRGQSEWMTPSKWRQALNDVGMKVSNAEPPGLWRIRVEGQELPPRKYSELIAHLKTLSDYSFVDISPDEKTPWKEVYSVPRVVEDLGISRRSHPRVPIVGTLACEGPKGSFSCRVISISEGGIGINDARNLQIGERFEGTLTSPNLFITIPATCEVVYVGGDGYAGLRFINLPTEYKSSVIEYVNKFATT; translated from the coding sequence GTGGCGCATCCAAAAATTTGGTTTATTCTTAGCGAAGGTCAAACCACCGGCCCTTTTGATCAAGATGAAATTGAAGCTCGCTTGGGCTCTGCAAAAGACCCACAAATCTGGGGCCGCGGTCAGAGCGAATGGATGACTCCTTCAAAATGGCGTCAGGCTTTAAATGACGTGGGAATGAAAGTTTCAAATGCAGAACCTCCGGGTCTTTGGCGCATTCGTGTGGAAGGCCAAGAGCTGCCGCCGCGAAAATATTCTGAGTTGATCGCCCATTTAAAAACTCTTTCTGATTATTCGTTCGTTGATATTTCCCCTGATGAGAAAACCCCATGGAAAGAAGTCTATTCTGTTCCACGAGTTGTGGAAGATTTAGGAATCAGTCGCCGTTCACACCCACGGGTTCCAATCGTCGGGACATTGGCTTGTGAAGGTCCGAAGGGGTCTTTTAGCTGTCGCGTGATTTCTATCAGTGAAGGTGGCATTGGAATCAACGATGCCCGCAACTTGCAAATCGGCGAACGCTTCGAAGGCACTTTAACCAGTCCGAATTTATTCATCACTATTCCTGCCACTTGCGAAGTCGTTTACGTAGGCGGCGATGGCTATGCGGGACTGCGTTTTATCAATTTACCAACAGAATATAAAAGTTCCGTGATCGAATACGTGAACAAGTTCGCCACCACTTAA
- a CDS encoding patatin-like phospholipase family protein, which yields MSSLGLVLSGGGAKAAYQAGVISAVADICSDEKIANPFDYYSGLSAGALNTTLLAATPHCHFGEGAKKLADLWSNVQAEQVYVTSPLSLSLGGLQLMADLSLGAFKKNAPRMALLDTSPLKKLINEHCNFTNIQTNIDNKAFKALAISTLDYFTTSTVTFVQGHPEIPMWQRVRRQSERSIITEKHVLASASIPVLFPPVTIDNRHFGDGSIRNQSPCGPAIYMGAQKILAIGVRKKQDLCYSAQQTNHSKPPTVGRVLNVLLHTLMMDGMEIDIERIERINENIEKLTETQRATLSVRPIKYLWICPSREVGEVAADKLQNLPPMIRYLLKGLGSLHDATEIASFLLFEAEYCKQLLQLGFEDGMKQKDQIRRLILD from the coding sequence ATGTCATCCCTAGGTCTGGTCCTTTCTGGCGGCGGCGCTAAGGCTGCATACCAAGCAGGAGTGATTTCTGCTGTGGCTGACATATGCTCTGATGAAAAGATCGCTAATCCCTTTGATTATTATTCAGGCTTAAGCGCAGGCGCTCTTAACACCACGTTGTTGGCAGCAACCCCACACTGCCATTTCGGTGAAGGCGCAAAGAAACTTGCAGATCTATGGAGCAACGTTCAAGCAGAGCAAGTGTACGTCACAAGTCCACTGTCGTTATCCCTTGGTGGTTTGCAATTGATGGCGGATTTATCTTTGGGAGCTTTTAAAAAGAATGCTCCGCGAATGGCTTTGTTAGATACGTCACCACTAAAAAAATTAATTAATGAACACTGCAATTTTACGAACATTCAAACCAACATCGACAATAAAGCTTTTAAGGCCCTAGCGATTTCAACGCTGGATTATTTCACAACTTCGACGGTGACATTCGTTCAAGGTCACCCCGAAATTCCCATGTGGCAACGAGTGCGCAGGCAAAGCGAAAGAAGTATTATCACTGAAAAACATGTGCTTGCCTCTGCATCGATCCCCGTCTTGTTTCCACCAGTCACCATCGACAATCGTCACTTCGGTGATGGCAGTATTAGGAATCAATCCCCGTGCGGTCCTGCGATCTATATGGGGGCGCAGAAAATTCTGGCGATTGGCGTAAGGAAAAAACAAGATCTCTGTTATTCCGCTCAACAAACGAATCATAGTAAACCGCCGACGGTGGGTCGAGTGCTTAACGTTTTACTTCATACGCTGATGATGGATGGGATGGAAATTGATATCGAAAGGATTGAGCGCATTAACGAGAATATCGAAAAACTCACAGAGACTCAAAGAGCGACACTTTCTGTTCGTCCAATAAAATATTTATGGATTTGCCCAAGTCGCGAAGTCGGCGAAGTCGCAGCAGACAAACTGCAAAACCTTCCACCAATGATCAGATATCTATTAAAAGGTTTAGGCTCACTTCACGATGCCACAGAAATCGCAAGTTTTTTGTTATTTGAAGCCGAATATTGCAAACAACTTTTACAACTTGGCTTTGAAGACGGAATGAAACAAAAAGATCAAATTCGAAGACTCATCTTAGATTAG
- a CDS encoding potassium transporter Kup yields the protein MLSLGALGVVFGDIGTSPLYALRECFGGEYGLHPTPENIFGILSLIFWTLIVIICVKYMAFVMRADNKGEGGILSLMALAVRSQHDKDVVSRRRVMTVLGIGGAALLYGDAIITPAISVLSAMEGLSIAEPHLAPYIIPLTVVIINGIFLVQRYGTGKIGVIFGPMILIWFFVLGVLGVGGIIQNPVILEAIMPTYALEFFLRNGVHGYLVLGSVVLVVTGGEALYADMGHFGKRPIRLAWFFIALPALLINYFGQGALLLTDPAAITNPFYMLAPKWAQFPLVILAAFATVIASQALISGVFSITRQAVQLGFCPRISIIHTSSQEIGQIYVPAVNWLCFFGTIWLVITFKTSSNLAAAYGIAVTCTMVITAILAFEVARQKWNWSLLKASAIFGSFIVVDFAFFSANIRKVTHGGWVPLVVGAGVYLMMMTWQKGRQILFRRLKERSMPIEDFCQKLLREPPLRVPGTAIYMSGDPWGVPVPLLHNLKHNKVLHQRVAILTIQTREVPFVSKKDRITIQEVIPNMYRILANYGFMEIPKMKHILEACRQRDINFNVNETTFVLGRETIIADKSQQVRSGEPGLAHWRERLFAVMSKNAQRPTAFFRIPPNQVIEVGIQVEI from the coding sequence ATGCTCTCTCTTGGCGCTCTTGGCGTTGTTTTCGGAGACATTGGAACAAGTCCTCTTTACGCTCTTCGCGAATGTTTTGGTGGTGAGTACGGTCTGCACCCAACGCCGGAAAATATCTTCGGTATTCTTTCTCTGATCTTTTGGACGTTGATCGTCATCATTTGCGTAAAGTACATGGCCTTTGTCATGCGCGCCGATAATAAAGGGGAGGGTGGAATCCTCTCGTTAATGGCTCTGGCCGTACGAAGCCAGCACGATAAAGATGTCGTCAGTCGCCGTCGCGTAATGACTGTTCTGGGAATTGGTGGAGCCGCCCTGCTTTATGGCGATGCTATAATTACCCCTGCGATCTCGGTTCTTTCAGCAATGGAAGGTCTTTCCATCGCTGAGCCTCATTTAGCGCCTTATATTATTCCGCTGACGGTCGTGATTATTAACGGGATTTTCTTAGTGCAAAGATACGGAACCGGTAAAATCGGTGTGATTTTTGGTCCAATGATTTTGATTTGGTTTTTTGTCCTGGGAGTTCTTGGTGTGGGCGGGATTATTCAAAATCCCGTCATCTTAGAAGCGATCATGCCCACCTATGCCCTTGAGTTCTTCTTAAGAAATGGTGTTCATGGTTATTTAGTGTTGGGATCGGTAGTCCTGGTGGTAACCGGTGGTGAAGCTCTTTACGCAGACATGGGACACTTCGGTAAACGACCTATTCGTCTTGCTTGGTTTTTTATCGCACTTCCAGCCTTGCTAATTAATTACTTCGGACAAGGCGCCTTGCTTTTAACTGATCCCGCAGCCATCACAAATCCGTTTTATATGTTGGCGCCTAAGTGGGCCCAGTTTCCGTTAGTCATTCTTGCGGCGTTTGCGACCGTCATCGCGTCTCAAGCCTTAATCTCGGGAGTGTTTTCGATCACTCGGCAGGCCGTACAGTTGGGATTCTGCCCGCGCATTTCAATCATCCATACCTCAAGCCAAGAAATCGGTCAGATCTATGTTCCTGCAGTCAATTGGCTTTGTTTCTTCGGTACGATCTGGTTGGTTATCACATTTAAAACCTCTAGCAACCTAGCTGCGGCCTACGGCATTGCCGTGACTTGCACCATGGTTATTACAGCGATCCTTGCTTTCGAAGTAGCACGCCAAAAATGGAACTGGAGCTTATTAAAAGCTTCAGCCATTTTCGGAAGCTTTATTGTTGTCGACTTTGCCTTCTTTAGTGCAAACATTCGTAAAGTCACCCACGGTGGCTGGGTGCCATTGGTTGTAGGCGCTGGGGTTTACTTAATGATGATGACTTGGCAAAAAGGTCGTCAGATTTTATTCCGTCGTTTAAAAGAACGCTCAATGCCGATTGAAGACTTCTGTCAGAAGCTTCTGCGCGAACCCCCTTTACGCGTTCCAGGAACCGCGATCTACATGTCCGGCGACCCTTGGGGTGTGCCAGTTCCACTGTTACATAATCTGAAGCACAATAAAGTTTTGCACCAGCGCGTGGCAATTCTAACAATTCAAACTCGCGAAGTTCCGTTTGTTTCTAAAAAAGATCGCATCACTATTCAGGAAGTCATTCCAAACATGTACCGTATTTTAGCGAACTACGGCTTTATGGAAATTCCAAAGATGAAGCACATCTTAGAGGCGTGTCGCCAACGCGATATCAACTTCAACGTGAATGAAACAACTTTCGTTCTGGGGCGGGAAACCATCATTGCTGATAAGTCTCAACAAGTCCGAAGCGGTGAGCCGGGCTTAGCCCACTGGCGAGAAAGATTGTTCGCCGTGATGTCGAAAAATGCCCAAAGACCAACAGCGTTCTTCCGCATTCCACCGAACCAAGTTATCGAAGTGGGCATTCAAGTAGAAATCTAA
- a CDS encoding YceI family protein, whose product MMKLVLSALVFAAASTSFAADVYKIDTKASTVAWKGSKKTGSSHDGAIGVKAGEVTVDKGQITKGNVVMDMATITNADVKDAEYNKKLVGHLSNEDFFNVTKFPTATFALKTVKPSVKKGEVTVVGDLTMIGVTQPIEFPAKVSVEKNTVTGEALVKIDRTKWGLKYGSGNFFKELAGDKIINDEFELTLKLIAKK is encoded by the coding sequence ATGATGAAGTTGGTTTTAAGTGCATTGGTGTTTGCGGCTGCTAGTACTTCTTTCGCGGCTGATGTTTATAAAATTGATACTAAGGCTAGTACAGTTGCTTGGAAAGGTTCTAAGAAAACGGGAAGCTCTCATGATGGTGCTATCGGAGTTAAGGCTGGTGAAGTGACCGTTGATAAAGGTCAAATCACGAAAGGTAATGTTGTTATGGATATGGCAACTATTACTAACGCTGACGTCAAAGATGCTGAGTACAATAAAAAACTTGTGGGTCATCTTTCTAATGAAGATTTCTTTAACGTGACTAAATTCCCGACGGCTACATTTGCGCTTAAAACAGTAAAGCCTTCTGTCAAAAAAGGTGAAGTGACTGTGGTTGGTGATTTAACAATGATCGGTGTGACACAACCTATCGAATTCCCAGCGAAGGTTTCTGTAGAGAAAAACACTGTGACTGGTGAAGCCCTTGTTAAAATCGATCGTACTAAATGGGGTCTTAAATATGGATCTGGTAACTTCTTTAAAGAACTTGCTGGTGATAAGATCATCAATGATGAGTTTGAATTGACGCTTAAATTGATCGCTAAAAAATAG